In a genomic window of Wyeomyia smithii strain HCP4-BCI-WySm-NY-G18 chromosome 1, ASM2978416v1, whole genome shotgun sequence:
- the LOC129718419 gene encoding uncharacterized protein LOC129718419 encodes MKEMVAVKEDAPPKPPAIVSYAFEKETINKQNAYIKVTDNFMPNVKRVPIAIKFWSKYDSTTAEAQSKLENIDKYIRLLEKNIVEGPREKYQEPKTENQSYGWHSEPFYLLGPEECHLHYHPKKRQEITIIGEKINADKITQRPRFTGLPFKLPS; translated from the exons ATGAAGGAGATGGTAGCTGTCAAGGAGGACGCACCGCCGAAGCCACCGGCCATCGTATCGTACGCCTTCGAGAAGGAGACCATCAATAAGCAGAATGCGTACATCAAGGTGACGGATAACTTTATGCCGAATGTCAAGCGGGTTCCGATAGCGATCAAGTTCTGGTCCAAGTACGATTCGACTACGGCCGAGGCGCAGAGCAAGCTGGAGAATATTGACAAGTACATAAGGCTGCTGGAGAAAAATATCGTGGAAGGTCCCAGGGAGAAGTATCAGGAGCCAAAGACCGAGAATCAgag CTACGGATGGCACTCGGAACCGTTTTACCTGCTAGGGCCGGAGGAATGTCATCTGCATTATCACCCGAAGAAACGGCAGGAGATTACCATCATCGGGGAGAAAATAAACGCCGACAAGATTACGCAGAGGCCTCGCTTTACCGGATTACCGTTCAAACTTCCCAGTTGA